ttatgcataatttgatcaaATATCATAAGATaagtcataattaagaagacccaatgcaaatccaTGAAAATCTAAggcttagaagaagaattcaaaaAAGATATTTGGAGAAACCTTGAGActcaatggatgaaaggatccatggatgaattcttaCATACCTTGATCACTTAGAAGCCCTAAATACAATGAATTGGAGACTTGACTTTGAATACTCTTGGAATTTTCTTGAGAAAAAGAAGACCCTTGAGAGAGAGCTTTACAGAGAAGATTTTGGGATTTGGGTGTTAGAGTGAGAATGAGAGTgttaggagggcttagggtagttaataggatagAATAAACACCCAAAaatcatccacattcattaatgagtcACTAGGAAAAACACCAAAACACCCCTAACTTAACTAAATATGGAACCTGCACTGAAGGACCACCACGGGTCATGGTGAGAAAGGTGATCTTTACTTGGCAGAGGTTGCCACTACGAAGTCACCACGGTCCATAAAGGTCCCCATGGTCCATGTACCCTATCGTGGTCCTTAGAGGAAATTCGGGTCCTGGGGGGCAACTCCACGGAAGGGACTATGATCTGTGGTGCTCACTATGAGTCATGGTACCCCTCGTGAACTTCTCCCCTGATCCCTGGAACTTCTATGACCCCTCTCCATAGGCCGTGAAATTGAGTATGGCAAGTGATGGGTCTCGTCGTCCCTATCTGGTGTGAATTTTCTGTGATTTTCATGTAGAactttattttttgacttttcaactttcagggtcttacggtcaaatattattttttataaatagttatttcatattttacaaTAAAAGTCCAATCTCGGCTTAGCAAAAATGCACCAACTTTGCAGATTAATCCTATAAATCATGCTCAAAATTTCAGAagttttagaataattttttgcTCTTTAAATCGAATAACAAACCGTTTAGTTGACACAATTTATTGAAACAACgtaaaaaacccaaaaaacttaaaaactcactcaaaactcatCTGGAACCTCCTGAACACAAACCAAATTAGTTACTAGCTTTGAAATGATATTTCGAATTcaatgaaatcatcaaaacaccCAAACAGGGTCAGCTTAACCCGATGTTTTCTAAAGCCAACTTTAACTTAAGAAtatccaaaattttcaaataatgacTTGAAACTCATCCAAAAGTTTCAAAAAACTAAACCAAGCCTTCAACTAAACCAAAGGTCAACCTTCATACCTAGTGGAATCATTAAAACtagaaaataactttttaacctcaaatgttgactaaagtcaaactttaGCCTTAACTTTTCTCTCATCTCATCTAATAgctcaaaatcaaaccaaaagcCTTGGGACACAAACCAATAGTATATATAGAGCAAAGGACATATTTCGGAGCTAACAGAACTGTTAGAATCCCATTCCAAGTTTGCTATCACCATATATTGACTTTGGTTAACTATATTATGCTTTCAACTTTTAAAACACAAAAACTCTTCCAACACTCATCTAAATACCTCAGGACCAGAGCCAATAATCTTACTAACCTAAAAGTCATATTCCAAAGCTGATGAAACTaacagaattccattttgataCTCAAAACTCTAAATGTTGACTAAATCAGCATTTCAACTTTAAAACCTTCAAAAACCAACTCTTTTTCAAAACTACCATTTTTTCACTACGATTTCCAAATTAACCATACCAATTAACCAGAAATGACTCAATGCAACTTTCAAGAGGGGTAAAATagaaattttccaaaaaattccaaaaatggtcTTAAGAATCATTACATATGATGATCACAAAATGGGGTTTTACTTCCAAGATAGTAGTGCTAAATATATTCACAACTACACACTAGCTTGAGGGGAAGTGTTAAAAGTGGGTAGAAAATATACATGGCtagaattgtaaatgattagcTAAGTTGTCATATAGGTGGTTAGGCAGTTAGATATTTGTTGCTAGAAGTCTGTAAAAAAGAATATTGTTAGAGGATTAGAAGTTTGTATATAACATCACAATAAGAATCTTAATTGATATAACTATGATAGTTTATCAATAAGAAAATCTCTCTTTACTTTTATTCTcatctaaattaattattggtcatgaggacaaacttagtccaacacttcgagtagccttacatacctggaataaCAACGTTCTAGGCAAAACTTTTCTCCACTTGAAAACTCGCTCTAAGTTTGGGAAATAATTATAAGGAGGAAAGCATTGTGTAATACTGATAAGGGGCTTATTTCGGTCCCAGAAATCAAGGTTTCAACTTGGAATAGGTGGGAAAAGATGGaattaccctttattaaaatcCACAGAAGTCATCTACGGGTACCTCCTATGCTCCGTAGAAGCTTCTACAGGTCGTACGAGCACTCTCGTAGAACATAGGTTGAGCTATTGGAGTTACTGAAATTTCAGAGGCTTAGGTCTATGGGCCCTTTATACGGGTTGTACAAGGGGAGTAGTTGTAGTATACTGAGGGGGGACCTGAAGTTGGGTGTATGAGCCCTTCTACGGGTTGTAGACCCTTCTACGATTCATGGACCCTACTCGTACTGTAAACTTGAGTTCCTAATTCTTTAAACTCTTCCTACAGAAACCATCTACGACCCATAGGGACTCCTATGAATGTAGAAGCCCTCCATATAAAAGTTGAAAGGtaacttaaattttttaagtCAGGTTGTGGACTGCAAGCCCCATCTACGACACTTAACTTtataaaatttctaactttttctTCCCTTTCTAAACTGATCTAAGTTACAAGATTTTAGGTTCTTacacaatatctcctccttgggatcattcatccttgaatgatgaccaagctaggaGAATAGACAAAGCACGAACACAATGTAAAAATTGAAACATTCAAACACATGAATAGATGTTAAATCTGAAATACGGAAAGAATCATTACCTTTAGTATCATCACTAGGAGGAATAAATAGATTAGGGCATCTTTCTTTCAGATATTCTGACTTCctatgtagcctcttcaacaaatttgGTTCCTTCATAAAACTTTGATTGATgtaacctctttgttcctcaacttgcaaACCCTGTGATCAAGAATCAGAATTGAAATCCCTTCATAGGACAAAATATCTATTACACCAATACTTTTTGTGGGtacaatgagtgaaggatcacCTAATCATTTCCTAAGCATGGATATATGAAATACTGGATGGACTTCCGCTAACTCAGGTTGTAGCTCTAGCTCATAAGCTACATTGTCAATTCTCTTAATAATCTAATATAGGCCAATATAACAAGGATTGAGCTTCCCTTTATTTCTAAACCTCGTGATTcttttcatgggtgaaaccttcaagtaaaCGCTATCATTAACTTCGAATTCTAAGTCTCTTCACCTAATATCAGTATAGAACTTTTGACGACTATGTGCGATTTTTAGCCTCTCTTGAATaatcttaacctttttcataaCTTGATGAACCAATattggagtgataactattattctACACAAACTCTATGATGGACAAGTGTATCCCAATTTCTAttgaagtaaataaaataagcCATAAACATGTCTTCTGGAGTATGAATTGTGCGCTCTGCATGACCATCtgtctgaggatgaaaagtggtacAAAGATTCACCTTCGAGCCCAAACTTTCttaaatgacttccaaaattgggaGGTGAACTGAGCACCCCTATATGGAATAATTGACAATAGAACTCCGTGAAGTCTAACTACGTGGATATACGATCTGGCGTAGTCCTCTACTGAATCAATAATCTGACTGGCAAGAAATAGGTCGACttagtcatccgatctacaaTCACCTAGATCGGACCATGTTGCCAGCGAGATTGTGGTAAGCCAGTAATGAAATTCATTTTGATCATCtcctatttccactcaggaagGGCTATACTTTGAGCCAAACCACATGGACTCTGGTTCTCAGCTTAGATTTGTTGGCAATTAGGGAACTTAGAAACAAAGTTTGCGATATcttttttcatgtcattccaccaatagaactctCTCAAGTTATGGTACATCTTGTTGGATcgtggatgaattgaatacttaGAACTTTAGTCCTCTGCCGTGATCCTATCTCGGAGACTACCCACATCGAGAATACATAATTTGCCCTGGTACCTCAAACACAATATCTCTCCTTTGTtcaaaaaccatcaccttttgCTTGTGAATTTCAGCGTTTAACTGAAGTAGGATGgggtctttttctttcttctccttCACTTCCACCACTAGATACGATCCAACCCCCTTTAGAACAAGAATACTGCCTTCTTCCAAATTATGAGGCGGACTCCCAAACATACAAGTATATGCACTTCCTTagccaactctttcttttcctcttccccATGAGCGGTACTTCCCATGAATAATCTagtaagagcatcagcaacaatattagccTAAACTAGGTGGTATAGAATACTTATGGCGAAGTCCTTAAAGCATTTCAAGCCATCCTCTCTGActaaggttcaactctttctaaCTAAAACCATATTAGAGACTCTTGTGTtaagtgaacacatccacatgcacgcCATAAAGGTAATGATGTCATATATTCAATGTAAATACCACTGCCGCTAATTTGAGATACAACAATAATAatccagtaaaatcccacaacgtggggtctggagagggtaaagtgtacatagaccttactcctactaaGGTAGGATGGCTGTTTTTGAAAGTGTCtcagctcaataaaagcataaaaagaggtcaaatACATTACTATGATTCGAATAGTTCTTCTCATGGATTTTAAGTTGCTTGGAAGCATAGGTATAACATTACCATTATGTATCAAAACACACCCAAGTCCcactctggatgcatcacaatacacaacaaaaccttTTGTACCCTCGAGTAGGGTCAATACTAGAGCATAAATCAAACGGGTTTTCAATTtctgaaagattttctcacaagCTTTGAACAATTGAAACTTAGTCTTTTTCTGGGTCATCTTAGTTAGAGGAGagtaaatagaaaaaaatacttCCACAAATCTTCTATAAAAACAAgacaaacccaagaaactcgtTATATTAGTTAGGGATGAGGTTCTGTGATAGTTCTTGATTGCCTCTATTTTTTGTGAGTCAACCTAGATACCTTTACTGAAAACAGTGTGCCCTAGGAATGCCACAGGCTTTagctaaaactcacacttagaaaaCTTGGCGAATAACTCATGGTCCTTGAGAGTCTAGAGAACTATTCTAATATGACTGGCGTGATCCTTTTCACTTCTGGAGTCGATCAAGATGTCGTTGATGgacacaattacaaacatgtataGATACTATTTAAACACTCTGTTCATGAGATCCACAAATATTGCAAGAGTATTAGTCAAATCAAAAGACATAAAAAAAActagaaatgcataaaatagGCATGAACAACAATTCAAGGACTAGAAATACATAAAGAAATACAATCTCAATGATAATATTCCGAATTCAATAATGAGAAAATGAGGGCACATTTGAAACACAAGAAACTTGGCATAAAAGACCTAGGCTTAAATCCTACTAACTGAATTTGGATAAAAGGTGTGAAGATGAACTTGGTCCATCACTATGAAAATCTACATACATGAAAGAACAAAGTTCTAGAAGAAACTTGAAAAAGATGCTTAAAACCCTAGTTTTCTCCTCTTGATTTTTTCTCTTAAGCCTTGGGAATGATTTTGAGAGTACTGAGGTCGAATAGTACTGTTTAGGACCTTAATTGAGTGTAAAACCATTCAGGTTTAAGCTTAAAATGGGTGGAAAAAGACTGAAATaactttctttgaaaattgTCGATGTTGTCTATAGGGCCATCTACAATCCGTAGTTACTTTTACGGGTCGTAGATGTCTTCCGTAGAAAGCATGCTAAGAATTTGGGGGTTTCTGAAATTTGGGTTTACTGACCCTTTTATGGGTTGTACCCTTTTATAGACCGTCCTACACGTTCGTAAAAACTATGTAAAAGAGGAGTTTCAGGACTTTGATCTACGGATCAATCTACGATCCGTAGAATGGTCTACGGCTCATAACTCGGGCTCGTCCTGTTCACATGAAAGTGTTGAGTTTCTGAACCTGATCTACGAATTAAGTCTACGACTCGTTAAAAATTTTACAATGCATAACGTTGATCCATAAATCTCAGACCCTTTTcacaaattttgaaatttgtttgACAAGGCACTTTTACGAGCCGTAGTTCCATTTACGGTTCATAAATGTTGCTCATAAAACTGACTTCTACAAACTTAAATTCTCTTCTTCCTGGGTTTTTATTGGTCTAATCTAAGTTAgaattttgaggtgttacagTTATGTATGTTCACATGTCTTATTCTTAAAGCTAGGAAGTATTTGTAGTACTCCTTCAAGTTGAGTACTCATAAATTAATGTTTTACATGTCATACATGCcgttaggggtgtacatggaccgggttggttcggattttttacaaatcaaaccaaatcatttgtgtcgggttattaaatctataaaccaaaccaaaccaataaaattcgggtttttcgatatcaatttttctcgggtttttcgggttttttcgggtttctcgggttttttgggttttttcggattttttcgggtttctcatagtatctaataaaaagcacaaagcagtgcttcttaaatagagttctagtacaaaatatcaacatataagatggaggcacaacactgtttgaagttttaactttataatataactttataagataagttttttttgtatattatttagatgggctactcaagtccaaatctaaatgtaagaaagaaaacaaaattatgaaaaaattttaaaaaatatttataaattacattttaataaatatttttatgtataacataatttaaaagtagtatatctataatcgggtcggtttgggtttggtttgactttttttagttaaaaccaaatcaaccctataatggtcgggggtttttttcaaacaccaaaccaagtcaaaccaaaccactagtcggatttttttttcgggttggttcggtttgtcgatttggtgcggtttatcggtttgtcttGTACAGCCCTACATGCCGTTAATTGAAATCAGGGATGGCTCAATACTATTTGTGGCCTAAAGTGAAACTCCAATGAGAGGCATTAATGtatttatttgtaagaaaaaaaatatttcaaatattttcggactcattttttttattatttgtttaaaaattattaagagCTCCTTTTGAGATTCTATTAGATTTTCaacttttctcttccttttgaGTTGTAAATGGTTGATTCAtattttctaagaaaaaaaaaagataaataataaaaatataaagttatgattttgatgttcAATCAACTTTCCATTCTAATGAATCATGAATAGTCAAACATAACAGATCTAAAAGATTATCTTTCCTAAAACTTACAAAAACTACCCCATAGGACTATTTATTTTGATCATGATTGCTGAAAAATGCGCCCCCCCCCCTAATTTGGGGCCTGTCCTAACAACTTCAGCTGCTTCATATTATAGTTGGCCCTAGTTAAAATCTTTAGAAGTTACATGGTATATATGTCACATGTCTAAAATAAGAATAGATGATTATAGTATAGTTGACATGATGatgatttttcatatttttctatttattttcttattttagagAGAAGCATCAAAAGACACCTCAGCTATcacatttttttgagtttcatatctaaactattagGAGTGtaaatttcatatataaatTATCACTTACTAGTTTAAAAAGTACATAtcagtggtgtgtgtaatacactttctcttttattttaaaaaacattGCTACATGGCATTgcacatgaataaaataatacaccttgataaaataaaataaacttttaatattattaaaaattaaagatcaaagtattactatccagaaaaataattattttttaaaaaataaaatttaaactatttttgtcACCCAACTCTACCACCGCCCCTCCTACTCCATCCACCCTttcccccacccccacccccacccccaacaATCCCCcctccatatttttttaaaatttcttttatgaaatatttttaaaaaattctgaCTTCTCCTCCTCCCCTactccttcctaaaaaaattgatattatttttattttaaaaaaaaatagaagtctACCCACCCCATCtaagcctcaactcctaatttatttttactttttttttacatttttcttgttttgtgttagatatgtacatatatgtttagaaaaatatttttttctatttgcaTACCGAATataacaatataaaaaaattattttaaaaagagtcTTGTAGcaagtgtgtgtatatatataacacaaaacaagaaaaaaatttaaagcaAAGGATTAGGTGGATATGAtagaattatttctttttaaaaattaaaacaatatcTAAATTATGGGATGGGGTGGGGGTACTGTGAGACAAAGTTGTGGAGtgggtaagaaaaatattttatattttattttataatatttttttgggatagtgatactttaatatttaactttaactaatagtaataatttatttaatttttgtcaaggtagAATATCTTGTCcatgtggagtgtgatgtgataatttttttaaaataaaagagagagtgtagagcacacaccatgatgagagcgtaataaaagagagatgcgtgtttttcaaactaataagtaatagtttaaatatgaaacttatattttcaatagtttacgtataaaactcaaaaagggGTGATAGTTCAAATATGTTTTTGACATTTATCTCCTTGTTTTACTATGACATGTTTGCAAGACTAAATAAATcgtatatataaattttgttgTCATTTTCTTAAATCTGATACCTACTAGAATTCGAAGTACCTTTCAGTGACTCCCATTATCTGAATTCAACTTTAATAGATTCGTATATTTATGTCAGTACATTTTGATatctatattttaaataaattattaatgctttctaaaattatataaattaaatataataaaatataaattaatcaaGTTCTAATGCGGATAAAAGGTGGAAtaccaaagaaaaaagaaatacgATAACGATTAATCATGCTCTTTTGTCATCTATATATCTTTAGACAGAGGTATCACCAATTTACATGATATCAAACCATCGAACAAATAGGCCAATATGGGACACTCTATATTAGTCTGGACCCTAAGAATACTATAAAGTCAAATAACCAATAGAACAATTAGACATAGCTTagacttttatttcttttctttttcatagAGATGGGAGGATTGGGAATGAGTTGGACTTGCACATTCAACTTGAATATGAAAAGTATATACAAGAAGTTCATTTTCAATTTATATTGTGTTTTAATTAGAAGCAACTCCTTGGAATAACTGTGCCACCACGTCTTCCCCTTGCATTTCTACAGTACGTTACGGCTGGCCTTCTTAAGCGATCATTGTGAGTAAGCTTTATGTCTTGCAGTCTGATTCCAGTACATGGATTTGAGTAACTACAATCAAATTTTATAGCTTGCTGTGTGGATGACGTCCCTTTCACATTCTTGTATGTTACTTGACTCACCTTTACTCCTGAATTCTACATTCGTATCACAATAAATAGCAACTCTAATTAAATTTAGGCAAAAAAAATATGACATGAATGGTAATATTAATACGATAATTTAGAAAGAAGTCACTGTCTAATTGTGTACTACTAAGATTTTACTATTTGTTGTGAGATAGAGTAAGTTATTTATATACCTGACGGGGGCAATTATTAGTGGGACAATAATTTTGGTCAATGAGTATGGGATACCCAACATTCCTCATAATAAGATTTGTGAACATGAGATTTCTAGCATAGCCACCACTTGGTCTGGCCCATGACTTTACTCTAACGCCATTTTGTGTCTTTGTGAAAACCGAATTTGTTACTGTTATATTCGCAACTCCTTCTTCATTATTACTGCTTCCCAAACTTCCTATGCTGCAAGAGTTAAACAAATTATCAAGATGATATATTTGGCATAAGCAAATTTTTAGAATTGGACTATCATAAACACGTCATATTTAATTCAGCAGTTATTATGCTTGGATACAAAATAATTGTAATGTAATGATTTGTAATAGATTTAATATCGATAGATAAATGCATCtcctctagataattaattgttTAATTAAACTTTTAGCTTAtgtaatcaaataaattaatctgaAGCAGATCTAGCACTTGAACTTTATGAGTTCAAGTTCAAGACTGTCACAACAGATTTGATTTGTTGTGTTCTAGATCTATTATTTCTACTTATTTTTAGTTGATTTTTTCACACATAAAAAGGGTAAGTCAAAATTACTTGGTTCAAAAGAATCCATAACATTAGCACTACATCCTACCCTAAATTCAATATGATACTAtggtagtatatatatatatatatatatatatatatatatatatatgggtttGTCAAATAAAAAAGAGTCAGACCATAAGGGTGTTACaaacttaattaaaaaaataattgaatagaTGAATTAACAAAATACCAAAAAATTCTACGACCTTAAATAAATGAGttaacaaaatatcaaaatattctaCGACCAGACTCATATAACTCAAATTGGCAATTCTAATAATTAAAGTAAGTATATGGTTTTTGAAGAACCACCTAACTTGGCCACATCTTTAATTTGTTACAACTAAAGGGTAAACATTTTCAGATTTAAGATATTTATATGTACCACctaattttaaaaacatttaTGAGTTTATATATTGTTCTCATAGAGTAAGGGTGTCAATAGGGTCAGGTCAGATTGACCAGCCCACTAAAGTGTGGTCCTGGTGGGTTGGGGCGGGCCACACATCGAGTTGGATTTGGGAGGGGAAATGGGTGTACGACCAAACACGCTATCCATTAAGAGATATAACCAGGTTAGATGGGTcaggtttatatatatatatatatatataacactgACATAAGCTAtgagaaaatataaattaaaatcatgTAGTATTTATTTGGGGGGAAATATAAATTGAAAGGGATAATGGTAGGTTTTCTCAAAATTGGCTCAGCGAATGGCGGTTTCTCCGTGAAgatctttaaaaaaatacaagaaataaaaaaaatcacatcaATCTCACAAACTAGCCAAAGTTATGACCGTTTAAAGTTCTAATTTACAACTAGTTTTATTCCTATTGGtatttgctttcttttctttttctttttttttttttgtctatttggcttatgatttaaaatattgaattagaTTTTACTCACTAATATTGTAAGAGTATTATAAAAAATGAGtttttcttgtatagttttacCTGATGCCGTGTCCAGGTCCACATCCAATTTGTTCAATCCACATGTGCATAGAGCCAGGGCCAATGGAAATGCAGTCATCTCCAGTCTTGATAATGCTGCCTTTAATGGTAATCCCCCTTGAGTTCTGGACATGAATGCCATCAGTGTTTGGGCTTCCACTTGGAGCTGTTATCTTAACATTTTCAACTCTGACATTGCTGCTGTAACCAATCCCTACGTGTACTCTTTGACTGTCCAGTGATGTCAAACCCTTAAGTAGTACATTGTTACACCACATAAATTGTATTGACTGCAATATATAGATTTATATA
This sequence is a window from Solanum dulcamara chromosome 10, daSolDulc1.2, whole genome shotgun sequence. Protein-coding genes within it:
- the LOC129871022 gene encoding polygalacturonase-like; this translates as MTNFKTMTCTVVSLLFFFCLNIVPSCLAYNVVSFGAKGDGRTDSTSAFLRAWSAACLSTSQSNVYIPRGTYLVRTLSLNGPCRRRMEFRIDGTLVAPANYNVIGRSEFWIMFYKVSGLTVYGGTINAMGHGYWSCRKGGRSCPQGARSIQFMWCNNVLLKGLTSLDSQRVHVGIGYSSNVRVENVKITAPSGSPNTDGIHVQNSRGITIKGSIIKTGDDCISIGPGSMHMWIEQIGCGPGHGISIGSLGSSNNEEGVANITVTNSVFTKTQNGVRVKSWARPSGGYARNLMFTNLIMRNVGYPILIDQNYCPTNNCPRQNSGVKVSQVTYKNVKGTSSTQQAIKFDCSYSNPCTGIRLQDIKLTHNDRLRRPAVTYCRNARGRRGGTVIPRSCF